From the genome of Streptomyces sp. NBC_01304:
AGCCGAGGAACCCGGCGCCGACCACGACCAGGCGGCGGCCCTCGGTGAGCTCGGCCCGCAGGGCCAGGGTGTCGTCGAGGCCGCGCAAGGTGAACACGCCCTGGGGGAGCGGCTGCCCGGGCCACTGACGGGCCGCGGTGCCGGTCGCGATGACAAGACCGTCGTACCCGATCTCGTCATACGCGGCCGTGTCGCCGCCCTCCAGGGCGACCGTGCGGCGACCGATGTCCAGGCCGACCGCCCGCCGGCCGATGAGCCAGCGGGCGTCGAGGTCCTCGGCCACGTCGAGCGGGGCGATCCGCAACTCCTTGGAGAGCGGCGGACGGTCGTACGGCATATGGGGTTCGTCCCCGACGAGCGTCAGCTCACCCGCGAACCCCTGCGCGCGCAGCGCCTCGGCGGTGCGCAGGCCGGCCAGCGAGGCGCCGACGACGACGATGCGTCTCATGCCGCGCCCTGACCGGCTGCGGCGTGCACCTGGATGGCGCGCACGGGGCAGACGGCCGCGGCCTTCTCGGCCTTGGCGAGGAGGTCGTCGGACGCGGTGGCCTCGTACACGAGGTAGTCCTCGTCGTCGAAGGAGAAGATCTCGGGCGCAGCGAAGACGCACTGCCCATGGCTCTCGCACAGGTTCATGTCGACGGTGATCTGCATGGCAATGCTCCCTCGGGCGGTGGGTGGTTCCGCGGGCAGTGAGTGGTTCCTCAGACGGTGGGCGGGTTGAAGCGTGAGTAGCCGGGCTCGGACCAGCGCAGCGGCAGGGCGTTCGGGGTCTCCTGTACGCCGGTGACGTAGAAGTCGACCAGGCGCTGGGCGCCGGGGATCCGGGCCCGCTCGTCGGTGTCCCAGTTGGTCTGCGCGGTGCCGGTGAGCTGGAGCATCGAGCCGGTCTCCCAGTCGGGGAAGACCAGGCCGGCCTCGGGGTGCAGTTCCAGATTGCCCAGGGTGAGGAACATGGCGTTGCCGATGTAGTCCGGCCAGCGCAGATGGGTGGGGGACAGGACCTGGACGAAGCCGGGGTTGCCGCCCCGGTGGGAGGCGTCGGCGTCCCCGGCGGGGGAGGTGGTCGACACGAAGAACGTGTCGGCGGTGGTGACCGCGAGCTGCTGTGCGGTGCTCAACTCGGTGGTGAGCCCCTGCGGTGTGCCGGCCTGCCACTCGTACTGCGGGAGCAGGGTGAAGTCCCGCTTCTGCAGATACTTCGGGCAGTTGGCGATGACCTGGTCGAGCGTGACGCGCAGGCCGCGTTCGGTGGGCCGCGACGTGCCGTTGATCCGCATCCGGCGCCGGGTGGCCGGCTCGATGGCGATCATGCCGACCTTCGCGTCCTGCTCCCCGAGCAGCTTGGCCAGGGGGTCGCCGGGCAGGGGCCGCGCGTCGATGGTGAGGGTCTGCTGGTCGGGGGCGCTCAGGAAGCCCGGCTCGCCGGTGAGCAGCGTGGACCAGATCTGGCCCGCCGCATCAGCCCCGCCGACGACGATCATCGGCTGTTCGGCGAGGAAGGCCGCGGCCACGTCCGGGACGACGGCCCCGATGCCGCCGAGCGAGAACGAGGCCTGCTCGGCGAGGCCCGCCCGGTCCTGAACGGTGAGCTCTCCGCGGTGATAGGTGGCCACGGCCTTACCTCTCTTCTGGATTCTTCTTGGTGACTAGGGCCTGTCCCAGGGGCTTCGCGGTTTAGAAGAAGCCGCAGGTCGGGGCGCCCGAGGTGGGCGCGTGGGCCTCTTCGGCACCGGTGGGCGCGTAGATCTCCAGGCGCGTGCCGTCCGGGTCGACGAAGAAGATCCCGCCGGAGGCGGCACCCTCGCCGTGCGGCTTCACGCCCTCGTACGCGAACTCGGCGCCCAGGCCCTTGAGGACCTCCTCGGCCGCGAGGACCTCTTCGGGGGTCTCCACCTGGAAGGCCAGGTGGTGCAGGCCCGCGTGGTTGGCGTCGTAGTTCAGCTCGCTCTGCGGCCACAGGGTGACGAGCAGCTGGCCGTCGCGGCCCAGGAACGCGAACTCCTTGCCCTTCTCGCGGCCTTCGCCGATCACCTCGAAGCCGAAGACCTTGACGTAGAAGTCGACCGAGCGGTCGAGGTCGGTGACGTTCAGGCCGACGTGGCCGGTCTTGATGGCGTTGATGACGGTCATGTTCAGCTGCCTTCTCTCAAAGTCTGGCAAGTCTGGAAGCCGGCCAGGAGGGGGGAACGCCCTAACCGGTAAAGGTGACATTAGAGGTTAGTTCTCGGAGTCGTCAACCCCCTAAGTGTGCGAGAGTGGTTAGACGGGCCTTCGGTGGTCCGCCGGACGGACCCAAGGAGGCTTCGATGACGGACCAGGACCCCAGGCCGCTGGCCGGTGAGCCCATGTCGATAGACCTGCTCAACACCCGCTGGAACACGGGTGGAATCCCGCACGACCTGCTGGACTCCACCGGGGGACTGGCCGTCTGGCTGACCGTGCCGACCGTGGCGCACGAGCTGCGGGGGCATGAGGTGCGGGCCGACCCGCCGACCCTGCGTGCGCTCCTGGCGGCGCGCGAGGCCCTGGCCGCGCTGATCGATGGCCCGGCGGACCTGGCGAACCCGGAAGGCCTCGCGGCGCTCAACTCCGTACTGGCGCACGGCCGGACGGTGCGGGCGCTGGACGCGGCGGGCCCGCTGCACACCGTCGAGGTGGACGACCCGGCCTGGTACGCCGCCTGGGTCGCCGCCGACAACTACCTACGGCTCCTGGAGGAGCGGCCCGACCGCATCCGCCTGTGCGCGGGCCCGGTGTGCGTCCTGCACTTCTACGACATCTCCCGCAACGGCAGCCGTCGTTGGTGCTCCATGGCGGCCTGCGGCAACCGCGACAAGGCCGCCCGCCACTACGCCCGCGCCATCAGGGGCTGATCCAGGGCCGATCTACCACCAGTACGCGGGGTACGGGGCGGTGCGCCCGCTGCGGCCGGCGAGCAGCCCGACCAGGACGAGCAGCACGGTGCCGAGCAGCAGCAGAAGCAGGAACGGCAGCCGGGCCGGCTCGGCCAGGACCACGATCACCGCCGTCGCCGCGGCCGGCGAGTGCGGGGTCCGGGCGGTCATCATCACGCCGAGCGCGAGACCGCCCGCGATCCCCGCCGCCCACATCGAGCTCCCGCCCACGGCGAGCACCACGAACCCGGTGAGCGCGGAAAGGAGTTGGCCCCCGATCACGCTGCGCGGCTGCGACAGCGGCAGGGCCGGCGCCCCGAAGACCAGGGCGGCACTCGCGGCCAGCGGCGGGATCAGGACGGTCCGGTCCAGCGTCTCGCCGGCGGCCACGAGCAGGACAAGTCCCGCCACGGCGGCGGCGGTTGCCACGGCGATGGTGCCGGCGGCGGCGCGGGCGGGCGCCTTGGAGGCGAACTTCCCCGGTGGAGCCGCCTGTTCGGGGGTGCCGGCGGCGGAAGGCTCAGCGGATTGGGTGGTCATGATCAAGCAGGCTAGGCAACCGCGGGCCATCGCGGCCAACTTCTCGCGGGTACTTTGTCGGGTACGGGTACCGGGTATGCGGAGCGTGCCTGAACGGGCTCACTCCACCCGGGCCCGCCGCCCCTCCCCGTGCCGCGCCGCCACCAGCAGCCCCTTCGTGGTCAGCGCCCACCCGATCGCCACGATCGCCGCCGCGACCCCCAGGCCGAGCTCCCGGTTCAAGGGCAGCGCGATCCCGATCGCCCCGCCGAGCACCCACGCCACCTGCAGCGTCGTCTCCGACCGGGCGAACGCGGACGTACGCACCAGCTCCGGCACGTCCCGCTGGATCAGCGCGTCGAGCGACAGCTTGGCCAGGGCCTGCGCGAAGCCCGCCACCGCGCCGAGCACGGCGATGACCGCCGCACCAGGGAAGACCACCGCCACCACTGCCGCGCCGAGCACCACCGCGATCACCGTGACAATGATCACTTCCGGCGCCCGCGTCCGCAGCCACGCCCCGACCGCGGTGCCCAGCGCGTTCCCCGCGCCGGCCGCGACCCCCACTATCCCCAGCGACACCGCCGCGCTCTGCCCCGACATCGGGTGCTCCCGCAGCAGGAACGCCAGGAAGAAGATCAGGAACCCGGACAGACAGCGCAGGGTCGCATTGGCCGCGAGGCCGTGCGTCACGGACGTCCCGACGGTACGCAGCCCGAGCTTGGGCCCGTCCTGCTGGGAACGGGCCGCTTTCGTGAGGTGCACGTGCTCGGCGTCCGCCGCGAGCAACGCCCGGCGCTCCCCCTTGGCCGAGTCCACCTTCGGCGGCAGCGTGAAGGACAGGAACGTACCGGCGATGAACAGCACGAACGCCCCGTACAGCGGCCACGACGGCCCGATCTGGTGCAGCCCCGCCCCGATCGGCGCCGCGATCCCGGTCGCGAGCAGCCCGCCGAGCGTCACCCGCGAGTTCGCCTTGACCAGCGAGAAACGGGGCGGCAGCAGCCGCGGCACCACCGCACTGCGCACCACGCCGTACGCCTTCGACGCCACCAGGACCCCGAGCGCCGCCGGATACAGCTCGATGCTGCCCGTCGCCACGGCACCCGAAAGGGTCAGTGCGAGCAGCGCCCGCGCCAGCATCGCGCCCGCCATCGCCGCCCGCCGACCGTGCGGCAGCCGGTCCAGAAGAGGGCCGATCACCGGGGCCAGCAGAGTGAAGGGCGCCATCGTGATCGCCAGATACAGCGCGACCCGGCCGCGCGCCTCGTCCGTCGGCACCGAGAAGAACACGGTGGAGGCGAGGGCCACGGTGACCATGACGTCGCCCGCCCCGTTGACGGCATGCAGCTCGATCAGCTTGCCCAGGCCCGACTCGCCCGCGCCATGCGCATGGGTGACCCGCCGGATTCCCTTGGCCGGGCCGGTGAACGGAAGATGCAGGGCGCGCCCGACGGCCCGGCCCGCTCTGCGCACCGGACCTGCTGTCTCGGACGAGGGTGCCTCCGAAGGGCTGGCCACCCCGTCATAGTGCCCCAACTGAGGGCACACATCCCCGTCTGTTCATCGTCCGTCGCCCGACCGCCCTGCCGGGAGATGTGGGCTTGGCTGCAAAGAGGGGGTAGCGTGCGTAGCGCGCCAGCGGCGGTTGTTCTTGGCCGCGCGCCTCTTCGCTATCCCGCAGAATGGATGGCATAGGTGCGCCCGAGAGTGACCGGGCGCGGACGTCGACGCGGCCCCCTGGTCCGCTCCGTTCGCCCCGTCGCCGGGAAAAGGTGCACTCGAGAGACGGCGTAGGAGAGAAGCGATACCTGTGAGCGCAGCGACAACGCGAAGCCGCACCCCTGACCGCCTGTGCGCCGAGGCGGTCGAACTCGCCCGAACGGCGGCCGAGGAGGCCGCGGCGCCCGGCATCGTCGGCGCCCACGTCGAGGCGGTGTCCGAAGGGGACCGGGTCGTCACGCACTTCTTCGAGTGCAAGGAGCCCGGCTACCGCGGCTGGCGCTGGGCCGTCACCGTCGCCCGCGCCTCCCGCGCCAAGGTCGTCACCCTGGACGAAACGGTGCTGCTGCCCGGCAGCGACGCCCTCCTCGCCCCCGAGTGGGTGCCCTGGAGCGAGCGGCTGCGCCCCGGCGACATGGGCCCCGGCGATCTCCTGCCCACCGAGGCGGACGACCTCCGTCTGGAGCCCGGTTACTCCGGCGAGGACACGCCGCCGCCGAACTCCCCGGTCTCTGAGGAGATGGCGGAGCTCGTCGAGGCTGAGGACGCGGAGGTCACCGACGGTCCGGTGGCCGCGTTGCCGCTGGTGCCCACGCGGGGGTCCATCGCGGCTGTCGCGGAGGAGCTCGGCATGCGCCGGGCCCGGGTGCTGTCCCGGTACGGGCTGCATGTCGCGGCCGACCGCTGGGAGGAGGGTTTCGGGGCCAAGACCCCGATGGCCCAGGCCGCGCCGGCTTCCTGCGTTTCCTGCGGTTTCCTCGTTCCGCTGGCCGGGTCTCTGAAGCAGGCCTTCGGTGTGTGCGCGAACGAGTTCGGACCTGCGGACGGGCGGGTCGTCTCCTTGGCCTACGGGTGCGGTGGCCACTCCGAGGCCGCAGTCATGCCCAAGCCGATCCGTCCCTCGCCGCACGTGTTCGACTCGATGAACGTGGACGTTCTCCCTCTTCGCCCTGCGGCGGACTCGGGCTCGGTGGATTCGTCCGGGCCTGATGAGGAGTTGGGGCACTCCTAGGCTTTTTTGGCCCCTCCCCGCCCCTTCCCGACGGTGACACTATGCGGCTCCGCCGCGTGGCTGCCGCCGGCAGGAAATCAGCCTGTCCGGCGTTTGAGGACACCGCCCGGAGGGCGGAAGGCTTCGCAGCCCGCGGCGGCGGCCGCTGATGTCACAGTCGGGAAGGGGCGGGGAGGGGAAAATTTCCTACGCGGTACCTTCGGGCGGCAACGAACCGCCAGCCAAGAATGAGGGTGACCAGCGTGAGCAAGTTCGTGCGGCCCGCCACTGAAGGGGCGGACCCCTTCGGCACCGGCGCCCTGCGAAGGGCCCTGCTCGACAGCTGGGCCAAGGCCCCCGCCAGATTCCGCGAGGACGCCAACGCCGAGGAGGACCTCGCCCTCGGCGGCTACCGCGACCGCCTCGTCATCGAGCTCGCCCAGAACGCCGCGGACGCCGCAGCCCGCACCGGCGTCCAGGGCCGACTGAGCCTCACCCTCCACGAGGGCGTACTCGTCGCCGCCAACACCGGCGCCCCGCTGGACGCCCAGGGCGTCGAATCCCTGAGCACGCTCCGGGCCTCCGCGAAGCGGGACGACGACGAGCGCGCCGTGGGCCGGTTCGGCGTCGGCTTCGCGGCCGTCCTCGCCGTGACCGACGAGCCCGCCGTGGTGAGCCGCACCGGAGGCGTCCGCTGGTCCCTCGCCGAGGCCCGCGAACTCGCCGCCCGGGCCGCGGCGGACAGCCCCGAGCTGGCGGACGAGCTGCGCCGCCGCGAGGGCCATGTCCCGCTCCTGAGGCTCCCGTTGCCCGCGGAGGGCAGGGCCCCGGACACGTACGACACCGCGGTCATCCTGCCGTTGCGCGACGAGGCCGCGACCGCCCTGGCCGAGCGCCTCCTGGAAGCCGTCGACGACGCGCTGCTCCTCGCGCTGCCCGGCCTCACCGAGGTCGTGGTCGAGACGAGCGCGGGCACCCGCACCCTGACCCGCAGCCACGACGGCCCGTACGCCCGCATCGACGACACCCGCGACGGCGTCACCGAGACCACCCGCTGGCGCACCATCGAGCGCAACGGCCCGCTGGAGCGCGCCCTCCTCGAAGGCCGCCCCACCGAGGAACGGCTGCGCCCGCACTGGACGGTCACCTGGGCCGTCCCGGTGGACGAGAAGGGGGACCCGGTACGTCCCCGCACGGCCGCCGTCGTGCACGCGCCGACCCCGAGTGACGAGCCGCTCGGCGTACCGGCCCTGCTGATCGCCTCGTTCCCGCTCGACCCGACCCGCCGCCATGCCGCGCCCGGCGCGCTCACCGACTTCCTGGTGGGGCGTGCGGCACAGGCGTACACCCAACTCCTCGGCGAATGGCGCCCGGTGACGACCGGCCTCATCGACCTCGTGCCCGGCCCGCTGGGCAAGGCGGCCCTGGACGGGGCCCTGCGCGCGGCGATCCTGGAGCTGCTGCCGAGGACCGCGTTCCTGGCCCCGGCGGTGCCGCCCGAGCCCACCGACGACCCCGAGGAGCGCGAAGTCCCCGCCGCCCTGCGCCCGTTCGAGGCCGAGGTCGTCGAAGGGGCGGGCGCCGCCACCGTGCGGGTCCTCGCCGAGGTCCTCCCGATGCTGCTGCCCGCCGGGCTCGAGCGCCGTGCCGAGCTGCGCACGCTGGGCGTGGCGCGGGTGCCGTTGCAGGAGGCCATCGACCGGCTGGCCGGGATCGAGCGGGAGGCCGGCTGGTGGTGGCGGCTGTACGACTCCCTCGCGGGCGTCGACCCGGACCGGCTGACCGGACTCCCGGTGCCGCTCGCCGAATCCGCCGCCGCCCAGGACGAGTTCGGGGCGCGCCGCGCCGGGCGTGCGGCCATCGGCCCCCGCCACATCCTGCTGCCCGGCCCGGACACCCCCGCCGACCTGACCCGGCTCGGCCTCAAGGTCGCGCACCCGGATGCCGTCCATCCGCTGCTGGAGAAGCTGGGCGCCCTGCCCGCGACCCCGCGCGCGGTGCTGACCACGCCGCAGGTGCGGGCCGCCGTGGCCGCCTCGCTGGAGGGGGACACCTGGGACGAAGAGGCCCCGGACGCCGACGAGTTGGCGGAGATCGTGCTCACGCTGGTGCGGGACGCCGGCCTCGCGCCCGGTGACGAGCCCTGGCTGGGCGCCCTCGCGCTGCCGGACGACGAGGGTGAGCCGGCCCCTGCGGGCGAGCTGATCCTGCCGGGCAGTCCCTTCGCGCAGGTCGTACGGGAGGGTGAACTGGGCGAAGTCGACGCCGAGTTGGCCGAGCGCTGGGGCGAGCAGCCGCTCGCCGCGTGCGGGGTCCTGGCCAACTTCGCCCTCGTGCGGGCGACGGACGTCGTGCTCGATCCCGATGAACTCGAGCCCCGGGACGGCGACTTCGCCGAACTCGACGACGCGGGCCTACTCGACGCGGTCGACGTGTGGTGCGAGGACGTCCTGGACCGGCTCCCGGACACCCCGGTGCCGCCGGTCGCCACGGAGATCGTGGCCGTACGCGACCTCGACCTGGTCGACGACGACCGCTGGCCCGAGGCGCTCGCGCTGCTCTCGCAGCCGCCGCTGCGGGACGCGCTGACGCAGCGGGTACGGATCCTTCTTCCCGACGGGACGACGGAGTCCGTACGTCCCTACACGGCCTGGTGGCTGCGCGGAAACCCGGTGCTCGACGGGCGCCGCCCGGCCGGACTGCGCGCGGCCGGGGGAGACCCGCTGCTCGCGGGCCTCTACGACGAGGCGGACGCGAGCGGCTTCGAGGACGAGCAGGTGCTGCGCGCCCTCGGCGTGCGCACGACGGTCGCGGCGCTGCTCGACGAGCCGGGCGGCGCCGCCGAGCTCCTGGGCCGCCTCGCGGATCCGTCACGGCCGGTGGGCGGGGCCCAACTGCACGCGCTGTACGGGGCGTTGGCCGACCTCGACCCGGAGCAGGTGACGCTGCCGGACGAGCTGCGGGCGGTGCAGGACGGCGAGGTGGTCGTGGTGGACGCGGCGGACGCGCTGGTCGCGGACGCGCCGGACCTGTTGCCGCTCGCGGCCGGGCGGGCGCTGCTCCCGGTGCGGCCCGCGCGGGCGGCGGAGCTCGCGGAGCTGCTGCAGGTGCGCCGGCTCAGCGAGACGCTCACCGCGGAGGTGGCAGGTCAGGGCGTCGAGCACCCCGTGCCGGACTCGGTCCGCACCCTGCTCGGGCCCGCGACCCCGGCGACGTACCGCGAACACGAGGAGCTGCTCGCGGACGGCGTGGAGCTGGACTGGCGCCGCACCCCGGACGGCGTGCTGCACGCGGCGACCCTGGAGGGCGTGGCGGCGGGCCTGGCCTGGGCGGCGGGGCAGTGGCCGCGACGGTTCGAGGTGGCGGCGCTGCTGGAAGATCCCTCACGGACTGCGGAGCTGGCGCGGGATCGCTGGTTCGACTGAGGCCCTTGATCCGTACGAGGCCTCTGACCTGCATGTATACGTCGAGGCCAAAGGGTTGTACGGGGAGGCGGGTGCTGATCAACACAATGGTTAACGCGAGGTGAAGGACGTAAGGTCCCCTTGAATCCTGAACTTTCCCTGGGGGGATATACGTGCGCAAGACCACCCGCATCGCCATCGTGACCGGCGCCCTGGCCCTGTCGGCCGTGGCCGTCCCTGCCGCGCAGGCGGACTCGGCCGTGGGCGACACCAAGATCACGAAGATCTCGGTCAACGCCGGCAAGGACATCGTGGTCGGCACCACAGAGAAGAAGACGGTCACCATCTCCGTCACCGCGACGGACGACTCCGGCATCAAGCGGGCGACCGCGATGCTGTGGCACGGCTCGGACTTCGACGCCGAGAACGGCATCGACGGCTCCGCGGTCCCGTCCGCCGACTGGGGCTCCTGCACGGTCGTCGACGCGACCACCTCGACCTGCAAGATCACGGTCGTCGTCGACCCGAAGAAGAACATCTACGGCAACATCCTGGCCGGCAAGTGGAAGGTCTGGGCACTGGCCCAGGGCAACGACGCCGACAAGGTCCAGAAGAACGAGGCGGGCAGCGCGTACGTCAAGCGCGCCTCCCGCCTCAGCACCAACGCGTCTCCCGAGCCGGTCAAGAAGGGCAAGACCATCACGGTCACCGGCGCCCTGACCCGCGCCAACTGGGACACGTCCAAGTACGCGGGCTACACCAGCCAGTCGGTGAAGCTGCAGTACAAGAAGAAGGGCGCCAGCAGCTACACGACGCTCAAGACGGTCAAGTCGGGCTCCGCGGGCGCCCTGAAGACGACCGTCACGGCGTCCGCCGACGGCTACTTCCGCTACTCCTTCGCGGGTACGTCCACGACCCCGGCCGTGACGGCGACCAGCGACTTCGTCGACGTGCGCTGAAGCTGACGTACGCAGACAGCAGAGTGGGGCGCCCGGAGAACCGGGCGCCCCACTCTGCTGTTCGGCTCAGCTCAAGAGCAGCGACTACGTAAGGCCGAGCGCCGGCATCAGGTAGTAGAAGGCGAAGACCGCCGACACCGCGTACATCGCGATCGGCACCTCACGACCCCGGCCCGCCGCCAGGCGCAGGACGACGAAGGTGAGGAAGCCGATGCCGATGCCGTTCGTGATCGAGTAGGTGAAGGGCATCATCACCATCGTCAGGAACGCCGGGATCGCGATCGTGTAGTCCTTCCAGTCGATCGCGCCGATCGAACCGGACAGGATCAGGAAGCCCACCGCGAGCAGCGCGGGGGTCGCCGCCTGGGACGGGACCATCGTGGCAAGGGGCGTGAGGAACAGCGCCAGGGTGAACAGGCCGCCTGTCACCAGGTTGGCGAAGCCGGTCCGCGCGCCCTCGCCGACGCCCGCCGTGGACTCCACGAAGCAGGTCGTGGCCGACGAGGAGCTCGCGCCGCCCGCGGCGACCGCGATGCCGTCGACGAACAGGACCTTGTTGATGCCGGGCATGTTGCCGTCGGCGTCCGTCAGCTTGGCCTCGTCGCTGACGCCCATGATCGTGCCCATCGCGTCGAAGAAGCACGAGAGCAGCACGGTGAAGACGAAGAGGATGCCGGTGAGGACGCCGACCTTGCCGAAGCCGCCGAACAGGCTGACCTGGCCGACCAGGCCGAAGTCGGGGCTGGAGAACGGGTTGCCGGGCCACTTCGGGGTGGTCAGGCCCCAACTCGGCACCGTGGCGACCGCGTTGATGATCATGGCGAGAATCGTCATCACCACGATGGAGATCAGGATCGCGCCCGGCACCTTGCGGACGATCAGGCAGAGCGTGAGCAGCGCGCCCAGGACGAAGACGAGCACCGGCCAGCCGTTGAGGTGGCCGTCGGCG
Proteins encoded in this window:
- a CDS encoding ferredoxin, whose product is MQITVDMNLCESHGQCVFAAPEIFSFDDEDYLVYEATASDDLLAKAEKAAAVCPVRAIQVHAAAGQGAA
- a CDS encoding pyridoxamine 5'-phosphate oxidase family protein, with protein sequence MATYHRGELTVQDRAGLAEQASFSLGGIGAVVPDVAAAFLAEQPMIVVGGADAAGQIWSTLLTGEPGFLSAPDQQTLTIDARPLPGDPLAKLLGEQDAKVGMIAIEPATRRRMRINGTSRPTERGLRVTLDQVIANCPKYLQKRDFTLLPQYEWQAGTPQGLTTELSTAQQLAVTTADTFFVSTTSPAGDADASHRGGNPGFVQVLSPTHLRWPDYIGNAMFLTLGNLELHPEAGLVFPDWETGSMLQLTGTAQTNWDTDERARIPGAQRLVDFYVTGVQETPNALPLRWSEPGYSRFNPPTV
- a CDS encoding VOC family protein, yielding MTVINAIKTGHVGLNVTDLDRSVDFYVKVFGFEVIGEGREKGKEFAFLGRDGQLLVTLWPQSELNYDANHAGLHHLAFQVETPEEVLAAEEVLKGLGAEFAYEGVKPHGEGAASGGIFFVDPDGTRLEIYAPTGAEEAHAPTSGAPTCGFF
- a CDS encoding CGNR zinc finger domain-containing protein, encoding MTDQDPRPLAGEPMSIDLLNTRWNTGGIPHDLLDSTGGLAVWLTVPTVAHELRGHEVRADPPTLRALLAAREALAALIDGPADLANPEGLAALNSVLAHGRTVRALDAAGPLHTVEVDDPAWYAAWVAADNYLRLLEERPDRIRLCAGPVCVLHFYDISRNGSRRWCSMAACGNRDKAARHYARAIRG
- a CDS encoding HPP family protein, producing the protein MTTQSAEPSAAGTPEQAAPPGKFASKAPARAAAGTIAVATAAAVAGLVLLVAAGETLDRTVLIPPLAASAALVFGAPALPLSQPRSVIGGQLLSALTGFVVLAVGGSSMWAAGIAGGLALGVMMTARTPHSPAAATAVIVVLAEPARLPFLLLLLLGTVLLVLVGLLAGRSGRTAPYPAYWW
- a CDS encoding MFS transporter, translated to MASPSEAPSSETAGPVRRAGRAVGRALHLPFTGPAKGIRRVTHAHGAGESGLGKLIELHAVNGAGDVMVTVALASTVFFSVPTDEARGRVALYLAITMAPFTLLAPVIGPLLDRLPHGRRAAMAGAMLARALLALTLSGAVATGSIELYPAALGVLVASKAYGVVRSAVVPRLLPPRFSLVKANSRVTLGGLLATGIAAPIGAGLHQIGPSWPLYGAFVLFIAGTFLSFTLPPKVDSAKGERRALLAADAEHVHLTKAARSQQDGPKLGLRTVGTSVTHGLAANATLRCLSGFLIFFLAFLLREHPMSGQSAAVSLGIVGVAAGAGNALGTAVGAWLRTRAPEVIIVTVIAVVLGAAVVAVVFPGAAVIAVLGAVAGFAQALAKLSLDALIQRDVPELVRTSAFARSETTLQVAWVLGGAIGIALPLNRELGLGVAAAIVAIGWALTTKGLLVAARHGEGRRARVE
- a CDS encoding DUF3027 domain-containing protein, which codes for MSAATTRSRTPDRLCAEAVELARTAAEEAAAPGIVGAHVEAVSEGDRVVTHFFECKEPGYRGWRWAVTVARASRAKVVTLDETVLLPGSDALLAPEWVPWSERLRPGDMGPGDLLPTEADDLRLEPGYSGEDTPPPNSPVSEEMAELVEAEDAEVTDGPVAALPLVPTRGSIAAVAEELGMRRARVLSRYGLHVAADRWEEGFGAKTPMAQAAPASCVSCGFLVPLAGSLKQAFGVCANEFGPADGRVVSLAYGCGGHSEAAVMPKPIRPSPHVFDSMNVDVLPLRPAADSGSVDSSGPDEELGHS
- a CDS encoding sacsin N-terminal ATP-binding-like domain-containing protein, with product MSKFVRPATEGADPFGTGALRRALLDSWAKAPARFREDANAEEDLALGGYRDRLVIELAQNAADAAARTGVQGRLSLTLHEGVLVAANTGAPLDAQGVESLSTLRASAKRDDDERAVGRFGVGFAAVLAVTDEPAVVSRTGGVRWSLAEARELAARAAADSPELADELRRREGHVPLLRLPLPAEGRAPDTYDTAVILPLRDEAATALAERLLEAVDDALLLALPGLTEVVVETSAGTRTLTRSHDGPYARIDDTRDGVTETTRWRTIERNGPLERALLEGRPTEERLRPHWTVTWAVPVDEKGDPVRPRTAAVVHAPTPSDEPLGVPALLIASFPLDPTRRHAAPGALTDFLVGRAAQAYTQLLGEWRPVTTGLIDLVPGPLGKAALDGALRAAILELLPRTAFLAPAVPPEPTDDPEEREVPAALRPFEAEVVEGAGAATVRVLAEVLPMLLPAGLERRAELRTLGVARVPLQEAIDRLAGIEREAGWWWRLYDSLAGVDPDRLTGLPVPLAESAAAQDEFGARRAGRAAIGPRHILLPGPDTPADLTRLGLKVAHPDAVHPLLEKLGALPATPRAVLTTPQVRAAVAASLEGDTWDEEAPDADELAEIVLTLVRDAGLAPGDEPWLGALALPDDEGEPAPAGELILPGSPFAQVVREGELGEVDAELAERWGEQPLAACGVLANFALVRATDVVLDPDELEPRDGDFAELDDAGLLDAVDVWCEDVLDRLPDTPVPPVATEIVAVRDLDLVDDDRWPEALALLSQPPLRDALTQRVRILLPDGTTESVRPYTAWWLRGNPVLDGRRPAGLRAAGGDPLLAGLYDEADASGFEDEQVLRALGVRTTVAALLDEPGGAAELLGRLADPSRPVGGAQLHALYGALADLDPEQVTLPDELRAVQDGEVVVVDAADALVADAPDLLPLAAGRALLPVRPARAAELAELLQVRRLSETLTAEVAGQGVEHPVPDSVRTLLGPATPATYREHEELLADGVELDWRRTPDGVLHAATLEGVAAGLAWAAGQWPRRFEVAALLEDPSRTAELARDRWFD
- a CDS encoding DUF5707 domain-containing protein, with the translated sequence MRKTTRIAIVTGALALSAVAVPAAQADSAVGDTKITKISVNAGKDIVVGTTEKKTVTISVTATDDSGIKRATAMLWHGSDFDAENGIDGSAVPSADWGSCTVVDATTSTCKITVVVDPKKNIYGNILAGKWKVWALAQGNDADKVQKNEAGSAYVKRASRLSTNASPEPVKKGKTITVTGALTRANWDTSKYAGYTSQSVKLQYKKKGASSYTTLKTVKSGSAGALKTTVTASADGYFRYSFAGTSTTPAVTATSDFVDVR
- a CDS encoding NCS2 family permease; the protein is MSSSATAPVDAPKSPGGPPQNGLDRYFKISQRGSTLGREVRGGFATFFAMAYIIVLNPIILGSAKDMYGHQLDNAQLVTATALTAAFTTLLMGVIGNVPIALAAGLGVNTVVALQLAPRMSWPDAMGMVVLAGFIVMLLVATGLRERVMNAVPLGLRKGIAIGIGLFIMLIGLVDSGFVSRIPDAAHTTVPLQLGADGHLNGWPVLVFVLGALLTLCLIVRKVPGAILISIVVMTILAMIINAVATVPSWGLTTPKWPGNPFSSPDFGLVGQVSLFGGFGKVGVLTGILFVFTVLLSCFFDAMGTIMGVSDEAKLTDADGNMPGINKVLFVDGIAVAAGGASSSSATTCFVESTAGVGEGARTGFANLVTGGLFTLALFLTPLATMVPSQAATPALLAVGFLILSGSIGAIDWKDYTIAIPAFLTMVMMPFTYSITNGIGIGFLTFVVLRLAAGRGREVPIAMYAVSAVFAFYYLMPALGLT